One genomic segment of Mastomys coucha isolate ucsf_1 unplaced genomic scaffold, UCSF_Mcou_1 pScaffold22, whole genome shotgun sequence includes these proteins:
- the LOC116104622 gene encoding olfactory receptor 7C1-like: MEPENHTGIPEFYLLGLSENPEIQFVLFGLFLSLYLVTIFGNLLIVLAIVSDPKLHTPMYLFLSNLSFSDICFTSTTVPKMLLDIQTQSKLITYAGCITQMYFFTVFGLLDNLLLTVMAYDRFVAICHPLHYTVLMNPKLCSQLLLLAWLISILGALPESLTALRLSFCAVVEIPHYFCELPEILKLSCSDTFINNVVLYIVTGIMGFFPLAGILFSYSQIVTSVLQISTVGGKYKAFSTCGSHLSVVSLFYGTCLGVYLSSIWTQGSWAGVFASVLYTVVTPMMNPFIYSLRNRDMKRALSTLLYSVSSSS; encoded by the coding sequence ATGGAACCAGAAAACCATACAGGGATTCCAGAATTCTACTTGTTGGGACTTTCAGAAAATCCAGAGATTCAGTTTGTTCTCTTTGGGCTGTTCTTGTCTTTGTATTTGGTGACCATCTTTGGGAATCTGCTCATCGTCCTGGCCATTGTCTCTGACCCTAAGCTGCACACACCGATGTATTTATTCCTCTCCAACCTATCCTTCTCTGACATCTGTTTCACCTCTACCACTGTCCCAAAGATGCTGCTGGACATCCAGACTCAGAGTAAACTCATCACCTACGCAGGCTGCATCACACAGATGTACTTCTTCACAGTCTTTGGACTTCTGGACAACTTGCTTCTGACTGTGATGGCATATGACCGCTTTGTGGCCATCTGCCACCCCTTACACTATACAGTCCTCATGAACCCTAAGCTCTGTTCCCAGCTACTTCTCCTGGCATGGCTCATAAGCATACTTGGAGCCCTGCCTGAGAGTTTAACTGCACTGAGGCTGTCTTTCTGTGCCGTCGTGGAAATTCCACACTATTTTTGTGAGCTTCCTGAAATCCTTAAGCTATCCTGCTCTGACACCTTCATCAATAACGTTGTGTTATATATTGTAACAGGCATCATGGGCTTTTTCCCTCTTGCTGGGATACTTTTCTCGTATTCTCAGATTGTGACATCTGTCTTGCAGATTTCCACAGTGGGAGGAAAGTATAAAGCATTTTCCACCTGTGGTTCTCATCTCTCAGTTGTGTCTCTGTTCTATGGAACTTGCCTTGGAGTGTACCTCAGTTCTATATGGACACAAGGTTCTTGGGCAGGGGTGTTTGCTTCTGTTCTGTATACTGTGGTCACTCCCATGATGAACCCTTTCATCTATAGCCTGAGGAACAGGGACATGAAGAGAGCCCTGAGTACACTCCTATATAGTGTGTCATCCTCATCttga